Proteins encoded by one window of Chryseobacterium sp. POL2:
- a CDS encoding isoaspartyl peptidase/L-asparaginase, which produces MKIIIHGGFFSESDQSTDTKIAKQTSLKSIVEKSFEFLKSNSSYDTVAYAVSLLENNDLFNAGIGSQIQSDGVIRMSAAIMDGTSQKLSGVINIENVKNPIFVAKALEKEDDRVLGDSGAKNYATKHGFVDFSTEIPQRRSEYNSKLKTGGKGTVGAVAIDKNGKLAVATSTGGKGFEIPGRISDSATVAGNYANQFCAVSCTGVGEDIVSNATAAKIVTRVTDGMTLKNAFEKTFEELKQIDGFAGAIGIDKNANVYHFDSYPTMVFASYDGEKFIIFE; this is translated from the coding sequence ATGAAAATTATTATCCATGGCGGTTTTTTCTCAGAAAGTGATCAATCTACAGATACGAAAATCGCTAAACAAACTTCCCTAAAATCAATTGTTGAAAAATCTTTTGAGTTTCTAAAGTCAAATTCTTCTTATGATACAGTAGCCTACGCAGTTTCGTTATTAGAAAATAATGATCTATTCAACGCAGGCATTGGGTCGCAAATCCAAAGTGATGGGGTTATAAGAATGAGTGCTGCTATTATGGATGGTACTTCTCAAAAATTAAGTGGTGTTATCAACATCGAAAATGTTAAAAATCCAATTTTTGTTGCAAAAGCTTTAGAAAAAGAAGACGATCGTGTTTTGGGAGATTCTGGTGCTAAAAATTATGCCACCAAGCATGGTTTCGTAGATTTTTCAACGGAAATACCCCAACGTCGTTCAGAATATAACTCAAAATTAAAAACAGGAGGCAAAGGTACAGTTGGCGCTGTTGCAATTGATAAAAATGGCAAACTAGCCGTAGCGACTTCTACAGGCGGAAAAGGCTTTGAAATCCCAGGACGAATTTCAGACTCTGCTACTGTTGCAGGAAATTACGCCAATCAATTCTGCGCTGTAAGTTGTACAGGTGTTGGCGAAGATATTGTTAGTAATGCAACAGCTGCTAAAATCGTAACCCGTGTTACCGATGGTATGACTTTGAAAAATGCTTTTGAAAAAACATTCGAAGAATTAAAACAAATTGATGGTTTTGCTGGGGCAATAGGAATCGACAAAAATGCCAATGTATATCATTTCGACTCTTATCCAACTATGGTATTTGCATCTTATGATGGGGAAAAATTTATAATTTTTGAATAA
- the sprA gene encoding cell surface protein SprA, with protein sequence MRREFYFYKFFALLFLLIGSGTISAQEKTNDTVNIKNHFNLASPIRYEAFYDVKEGIYYLYPKIGNTTVGNPLVMTFEQYRNYMLQNQLKSYFQEKSDTHNLANRKDQTDAKKKGLLPSITIRNKIFENIFGSNKIELIPQGYASFDLGILLQKIDNPMILPQNRNNFTIDIQQRMQLGLTGKVGENLQLKANYDTQSGFAFENRMNLMWQAKGSWKDLQSKGLEDKTTGGEDKVIKKVEFGNVSMPLSTSLIRGAQSLFGLKTDFQLGKTTGTFVFSQQQGEARNIVVQGGGAISTFKVNAFDYEDNQHYFLGHYFYDNYDRTLQSYPTLSTRINVTRLEVWVLDQGSGNLQDQKSIVGIRDLGDGPSGYPNNNQNGVYSAVTGLGAGLRDVNTAYNTINGQSLPDANGGTVPYIDGENFIFNRKAKRLNQGEYKFNPQLGYISLNQRLNDNQFLAVSYSYTITGSDQVYKVGEFSEESSVLVTKMLKSNTMVKTTSPMWGLMMKNIYPMNANQIQKEDFLLNVYYRDNASGGKVNYLPGITTPDQNLLKTLNWDRLNLNNDIQLENGVYGDGIFDFVPGITIEPEQGKLIFTKVQPFGTYMASQIGSADPKDYVYTDLYTQLKETAKQSNLAQRYTIEGRYKGAQGQGISLGAINVPQGSVRVTANGVQLTEGVDYTVDYMLGAVTIINEQVKQSGQAINISMENQMTFNTQRKRFLGLNLERKFNDHLTVGATLVNYGERPLTQKVNFGQEAVNNTMAGFNILYNNELPFLTRLTDKIPFINTEAPSNLNFKAEAAYLIPGQNKGTNDQSYIDDFEQTTSKISLKEPALWSIASKPELNKTDPVFANAGLNDNLENGYGRGLTSWYNIDPRFYGVGGKAPSGINAQVLSNHRSRRVQMSELYNERDFVAGEQTMMTTFDVSFYPNQRGPYNVNPLDEAANMRWGGLMRSIGVSNFVNSNIEYVEFWMMDPYADGNDLGANPKLLLQLGNVSEDVLKDGKLLYENGMPSSSNQTQTTNSNWGDQPTQFPILYAFSTEGDERAQQDLGYDGLNDDMEAARFGVSFINPVTNELDPASDNFVFYMSDKFQGAMASSLIDRYRYFRNPQGNSQANTLEVATQLPDAEDVNRDYNLDQSEDYNQYTIDLSKDKLALDADNKIVDIKEVNVKFENGQNSKVKWYLFRVPISQYDDKSMGGNADPSILNNVRFARMILKGFEQTSTLRFGTLDLVRSDWRKYTNRLAYNNSQDDINEGQSINNISTFDVGSVNLEENAMAKPPYVLPPGVDRQVLSGNAGAQRQNEASLYMKVNNLGREARGVFKNTNLDMRRYKKLELFVHAEDLKNVMNTSVDPDAKFFIRFGSDATDNYYEYEASLKYTAQNATSPLDIWPNENQVNLAIEEFVNAKMKRDELVKDNAPGIKFDTRYEYPDYKPDGENKKIYVKGRPSLGNVTNILIGVRNNNGAGSNRSLKAGEQKDLVLWVNEIRLSEIENKGGYAGNASLNFNLGDFALVNANAAYSSVGFGAIDQKPSERSQTANSTFSINTTVNVDKFLPEKVGLKIPLNYSYTQTIEDPKYNPLDNDIELNKSPNEAELKKVVRTYSQQRSIGVVNMRKDRMNPNKKPKFYDVENLSLTTIYNDDYFRDIYTKRNYRQYLKGSVEYNYNFKPFVLRPFNKMISDTAKSYKYLRWIKEVNFNPVPTRLSFRTMLDRNYNELEFRNIDALLSGNADTNFDVIRNRTFYFGWQYSLGFNFTKSLKMEINSETRTLNDNITVNTMNTSSIFSNPFRAGRPVQYNHRVQLNYRFPFEYLPYLDFINAELGYGFQYNWNARSTALRSFQNPDTGAIEDLGNIGQNTNTIVATSTVDIPKFLNKFKFFQNINDKMAKRKQEIDSLNNAYSQNFLKKGKKKEFKSYKFKNKLSPFQAIAYSLTSIKQLDVNYNENNGIVLPGLLSAPNFYGIGQTLGGPTVGFLLGSQADIRRLAIERSWISRSDYMTDAYTEMTTKNLMANLQIMPINDFRIDFNVMQNYTRNFMQTGFNVNPDPNFSFGSEMITHSSTAWTFGTAFTDGAALYDKIKENARIISQELGGAATATGYADGYDISNAYVLIPAFKAAIEGKSPKQLGSVRKSSFPLPNWKLTYSGLKNIPIVNSQFSKFDVLHGYTSTYTMAGVQSNVDYFNRGSAGDRDVNGNYVNPYTFSQVGYVEAFSPLIGIDVTMRNNMQFRASYNKDRSYMLGLVNHTLTEDTGTEYVIGYGYILKDLKLKINFKGRPRDIKSDLNIRADLSIRDNRTRITNILIDDSQVTGGQRLMTVKLSADYNMSQNFNLKFFYDQMLTKYKISTAFPLSTVRAGLTATFTFGGSGGGF encoded by the coding sequence GTGAGGAGAGAGTTTTACTTTTATAAGTTTTTTGCATTGTTATTTTTGTTAATCGGCAGCGGAACTATTTCTGCACAAGAGAAAACAAATGACACTGTCAATATCAAAAATCATTTTAATTTAGCGAGTCCTATTCGGTATGAAGCCTTCTACGATGTCAAAGAGGGTATTTATTATTTGTATCCGAAAATTGGAAATACAACTGTCGGAAATCCATTGGTGATGACTTTTGAGCAGTATCGTAATTATATGCTACAAAACCAGTTGAAATCTTATTTTCAAGAAAAGTCAGACACGCATAATCTTGCGAACAGAAAAGATCAAACTGACGCAAAGAAGAAAGGACTTTTGCCGAGTATTACCATTCGGAACAAAATTTTTGAAAACATTTTTGGAAGTAACAAAATTGAATTAATCCCTCAAGGTTATGCTTCTTTCGATTTGGGTATTCTTCTTCAAAAGATAGATAACCCAATGATTTTGCCACAAAACCGAAACAACTTTACGATTGACATTCAACAAAGAATGCAATTGGGTTTAACGGGTAAAGTAGGAGAGAATTTACAATTAAAAGCCAACTACGATACACAAAGTGGATTCGCTTTCGAAAATCGAATGAACTTGATGTGGCAGGCCAAAGGAAGTTGGAAGGATCTTCAAAGTAAAGGTCTTGAAGACAAAACAACGGGCGGCGAAGATAAAGTCATCAAAAAAGTGGAATTCGGTAATGTGAGCATGCCACTTTCTACAAGTTTGATTCGTGGCGCGCAATCGCTTTTTGGTCTTAAGACAGATTTCCAGTTGGGCAAGACGACTGGTACTTTTGTGTTTTCACAACAACAAGGTGAAGCGCGTAATATCGTTGTGCAAGGTGGTGGCGCGATTAGCACTTTTAAAGTTAATGCGTTTGACTATGAAGATAACCAGCACTACTTTTTGGGACATTATTTCTACGATAACTACGATAGAACTTTACAAAGTTATCCTACACTAAGTACAAGGATTAATGTGACCAGACTCGAGGTTTGGGTTTTGGATCAAGGTTCTGGTAATCTTCAGGATCAAAAAAGTATTGTCGGTATCCGAGATTTAGGAGATGGACCATCGGGATATCCTAATAATAATCAGAATGGTGTGTATAGTGCCGTAACAGGTTTGGGTGCTGGTTTGCGTGATGTTAACACCGCTTACAATACGATTAATGGACAAAGTTTACCAGATGCTAATGGTGGAACGGTCCCTTATATTGACGGTGAAAACTTTATATTTAATAGAAAAGCAAAACGTCTTAATCAAGGTGAGTACAAATTCAATCCGCAATTGGGATATATTTCCCTTAATCAAAGGTTGAATGACAATCAGTTCTTAGCGGTTTCTTACTCATATACAATAACGGGATCAGATCAGGTTTATAAAGTCGGCGAATTTTCAGAAGAAAGTTCTGTATTGGTAACGAAGATGTTGAAATCGAATACCATGGTGAAAACGACATCGCCAATGTGGGGGTTGATGATGAAGAACATTTATCCAATGAATGCTAATCAGATTCAAAAGGAAGATTTCTTACTGAATGTTTATTATCGTGATAATGCTAGTGGTGGTAAAGTTAACTACTTGCCTGGGATTACAACGCCAGACCAAAACTTATTGAAAACCCTTAACTGGGACCGTCTTAACCTTAACAATGATATCCAGCTGGAGAACGGTGTTTATGGTGATGGTATTTTTGACTTTGTACCTGGAATAACAATTGAGCCAGAACAAGGAAAATTAATCTTTACAAAAGTTCAGCCATTCGGTACTTATATGGCGAGTCAAATAGGTAGTGCAGACCCCAAAGATTATGTCTATACCGATCTATATACCCAGTTAAAAGAAACAGCGAAACAAAGTAATCTCGCACAACGATATACGATAGAAGGACGTTACAAAGGTGCCCAAGGACAAGGTATTTCTCTTGGTGCGATCAACGTTCCGCAAGGTTCGGTACGTGTGACGGCCAATGGGGTACAGTTGACAGAAGGTGTTGACTATACCGTGGATTATATGTTGGGAGCAGTAACCATTATTAACGAACAAGTTAAGCAGTCGGGACAAGCGATTAATATCTCGATGGAGAACCAGATGACCTTTAACACACAAAGAAAACGTTTCTTAGGATTAAACTTGGAGCGTAAGTTCAATGATCATTTGACCGTTGGTGCAACCTTGGTTAACTATGGCGAAAGACCTCTAACTCAAAAAGTGAATTTTGGTCAAGAAGCGGTTAACAATACGATGGCAGGTTTCAATATTTTGTATAATAATGAATTACCTTTCTTAACCAGATTAACAGACAAGATTCCTTTTATCAATACAGAAGCGCCTTCTAATTTAAATTTTAAAGCAGAAGCAGCTTACCTGATTCCGGGACAAAATAAAGGAACGAACGATCAATCTTACATCGACGATTTTGAACAAACAACCTCCAAAATTTCATTAAAAGAGCCAGCGCTTTGGAGCATTGCATCAAAACCAGAGCTTAACAAGACGGATCCAGTTTTTGCAAACGCAGGGCTTAATGATAATCTTGAAAACGGTTACGGCAGAGGCTTAACATCTTGGTATAACATTGACCCAAGATTCTATGGAGTTGGAGGGAAAGCGCCATCAGGCATTAATGCACAGGTATTATCCAATCACCGCTCGCGTCGTGTGCAGATGTCAGAACTTTACAACGAAAGAGATTTCGTAGCTGGAGAGCAGACGATGATGACGACTTTTGACGTGAGTTTCTACCCGAACCAAAGAGGTCCTTATAACGTAAATCCTCTAGATGAAGCTGCTAATATGCGTTGGGGAGGGTTGATGCGTTCTATAGGCGTTTCTAACTTTGTTAATTCTAATATCGAATATGTAGAATTCTGGATGATGGATCCGTATGCCGATGGTAATGACCTTGGAGCCAATCCAAAATTATTATTGCAATTAGGTAACGTTTCCGAAGATGTTCTTAAAGATGGGAAACTTCTTTACGAAAATGGAATGCCAAGTTCGTCCAACCAAACGCAAACAACGAATTCTAATTGGGGAGATCAGCCAACACAATTCCCGATTTTGTATGCTTTCTCAACAGAAGGTGATGAAAGAGCGCAGCAGGATTTGGGTTATGATGGTCTTAATGACGATATGGAAGCTGCTAGATTCGGTGTGTCATTCATTAACCCAGTAACTAATGAGTTGGATCCAGCGTCGGATAACTTTGTGTTCTATATGTCGGACAAATTCCAAGGAGCGATGGCATCTTCGTTGATTGATCGTTACCGTTATTTCCGTAACCCACAAGGCAACTCGCAAGCTAACACTTTGGAAGTGGCGACGCAGTTGCCAGATGCGGAAGATGTTAACAGAGATTACAACTTGGATCAAAGTGAAGATTACAACCAATATACTATTGATTTATCAAAAGATAAATTAGCGCTTGATGCGGATAACAAAATCGTAGACATCAAAGAAGTTAATGTTAAGTTTGAAAACGGGCAAAACTCAAAAGTAAAATGGTATTTATTCCGTGTGCCGATTTCGCAATACGATGACAAATCTATGGGTGGTAATGCTGATCCATCGATTCTTAATAACGTTAGATTCGCGAGAATGATTCTTAAAGGATTTGAACAAACATCAACTTTAAGATTTGGTACGTTAGATTTAGTAAGATCAGATTGGCGAAAATATACCAACAGACTTGCGTATAACAATTCTCAAGACGATATTAACGAAGGACAATCGATTAACAACATTAGTACTTTCGATGTAGGAAGTGTTAACTTGGAAGAAAATGCGATGGCAAAACCGCCTTATGTATTGCCTCCAGGAGTTGACCGTCAGGTGTTGAGTGGCAACGCAGGTGCACAAAGACAAAACGAAGCGTCATTGTATATGAAGGTTAACAATCTTGGTCGCGAGGCAAGAGGGGTTTTCAAAAATACCAATTTGGATATGCGTCGTTACAAAAAATTAGAACTATTTGTACACGCAGAAGACCTTAAAAATGTAATGAACACAAGTGTTGATCCAGATGCTAAATTCTTTATCCGTTTCGGATCAGATGCTACAGACAACTATTACGAATACGAAGCCTCACTAAAATATACTGCGCAGAATGCAACTTCACCATTAGATATTTGGCCAAACGAAAACCAGGTTAATTTAGCTATCGAAGAATTTGTAAATGCTAAAATGAAACGTGACGAATTGGTGAAAGATAATGCGCCAGGAATTAAATTCGATACGCGTTACGAATATCCTGACTACAAACCTGATGGCGAGAATAAGAAAATCTATGTAAAAGGTCGTCCTAGTTTGGGGAATGTTACCAATATCTTAATTGGTGTTAGAAATAACAATGGAGCAGGATCCAATAGAAGTTTGAAAGCAGGTGAGCAAAAAGATTTGGTACTTTGGGTTAACGAGATTCGTTTATCGGAAATCGAGAATAAAGGCGGCTATGCAGGTAACGCATCGCTTAATTTTAACCTAGGAGATTTTGCTTTAGTTAATGCCAATGCAGCTTACTCATCGGTTGGATTTGGTGCGATAGACCAAAAACCTTCGGAAAGATCGCAAACTGCGAATTCGACTTTTAGCATCAACACAACGGTTAACGTGGACAAATTCTTACCAGAAAAAGTAGGGCTTAAAATTCCGTTAAACTATTCTTACACGCAGACGATTGAAGATCCAAAATACAATCCTTTGGATAACGATATTGAGTTGAACAAATCCCCGAATGAGGCTGAACTTAAAAAAGTGGTGAGAACCTACAGCCAGCAACGTAGCATCGGGGTGGTTAACATGCGTAAAGACCGTATGAATCCTAATAAAAAGCCGAAATTCTATGATGTAGAAAACTTGTCTTTAACAACGATTTATAACGATGATTACTTCCGTGACATCTATACAAAACGTAACTACAGACAATATCTGAAAGGCTCAGTGGAGTATAACTACAATTTCAAACCATTTGTTTTGCGTCCGTTCAATAAGATGATTAGCGACACAGCGAAATCTTACAAATATCTGAGATGGATCAAAGAAGTTAACTTCAATCCAGTACCGACAAGATTGTCTTTCAGAACCATGTTGGACAGAAACTACAACGAGCTAGAATTTAGAAATATCGATGCGTTGTTGAGTGGAAATGCGGATACTAATTTTGATGTAATTCGTAACAGAACTTTCTATTTCGGATGGCAGTATAGTTTAGGATTTAATTTTACTAAATCTCTAAAAATGGAAATCAATTCTGAAACCAGAACTTTGAATGATAATATTACAGTGAACACAATGAACACCAGTAGTATCTTCTCAAATCCTTTCAGAGCGGGGCGTCCTGTGCAATACAACCACAGAGTACAGTTGAATTACCGTTTCCCGTTTGAGTATTTACCATACTTGGATTTTATAAATGCGGAATTGGGTTATGGCTTCCAATACAACTGGAATGCAAGATCTACAGCATTACGATCTTTCCAAAATCCAGATACTGGAGCGATAGAAGATTTAGGAAATATAGGACAAAATACCAACACAATAGTTGCAACATCTACCGTTGACATTCCGAAGTTTTTGAACAAGTTTAAATTCTTCCAAAATATCAATGATAAGATGGCGAAGCGTAAGCAAGAGATTGACTCGTTAAATAATGCTTACTCGCAAAATTTTCTTAAAAAAGGTAAAAAGAAAGAATTTAAATCCTATAAGTTTAAAAATAAACTGAGCCCATTCCAGGCAATTGCTTATTCTTTAACATCGATAAAACAATTGGATGTTAACTATAATGAGAACAATGGTATTGTGTTGCCAGGCCTATTGTCTGCACCTAATTTCTACGGTATAGGGCAAACTTTAGGAGGTCCAACAGTTGGTTTCTTATTAGGGTCGCAAGCGGATATTCGTCGTCTTGCAATTGAGAGATCGTGGATTTCGAGATCGGATTATATGACGGATGCCTATACCGAGATGACCACCAAAAATCTAATGGCTAACCTACAGATAATGCCAATTAACGATTTTAGAATTGATTTTAATGTGATGCAGAATTACACGCGTAATTTTATGCAGACCGGTTTCAATGTCAATCCAGATCCTAACTTCTCATTTGGTTCCGAGATGATCACACACTCCAGCACAGCATGGACTTTCGGGACAGCTTTCACAGATGGTGCGGCACTTTATGATAAGATTAAAGAAAATGCGAGAATTATTTCTCAAGAATTAGGAGGCGCTGCAACTGCAACGGGTTATGCCGATGGCTATGATATTTCGAACGCTTATGTGTTGATTCCTGCTTTCAAAGCTGCGATAGAAGGGAAGTCACCGAAACAATTAGGAAGCGTAAGAAAATCATCTTTCCCATTGCCTAACTGGAAATTGACGTATAGTGGACTGAAAAATATCCCAATTGTTAATAGCCAGTTCTCGAAGTTTGATGTGTTGCACGGTTATACATCAACGTATACGATGGCAGGTGTACAATCGAATGTTGACTACTTCAACAGAGGTTCTGCTGGCGATAGAGATGTTAATGGTAACTATGTTAATCCATACACTTTCTCTCAAGTTGGTTATGTGGAAGCCTTTTCTCCATTGATTGGTATTGATGTTACGATGCGTAATAACATGCAGTTCCGTGCGTCATACAACAAGGATCGTTCTTATATGTTAGGATTGGTTAACCATACTTTAACGGAAGATACAGGCACCGAATATGTTATTGGTTACGGCTATATTCTTAAAGATTTAAAACTAAAAATCAACTTTAAAGGAAGACCGAGAGATATTAAGAGTGATCTTAACATTCGTGCGGATTTATCAATTAGAGATAACAGAACAAGAATTACCAATATCTTGATTGACGATTCTCAAGTAACAGGAGGTCAAAGATTGATGACGGTTAAACTATCTGCGGATTATAACATGTCACAGAATTTCAATCTTAAATTCTTTTATGATCAAATGCTAACGAAATACAAAATTTCTACAGCTTTCCCATTGTCAACAGTGAGAGCTGGTCTTACAGCAACCTTCACATTCGGAGGAAGCGGAGGCGGATTCTAA
- the gcvH gene encoding glycine cleavage system protein GcvH — protein MNTPTELKYTKDHEWVKFEDNIAIIGITDFAQSELGDIVFVDVDTVDDDLAAGDVFGSVEAVKTVSDLFLPTDGTVVEFNEKLEDEPELLNSDPYGEGWIIKLQMKEGADLSSLLTAEDYQAIIG, from the coding sequence ATGAATACACCAACAGAACTAAAGTACACAAAAGACCACGAGTGGGTAAAATTTGAAGATAATATCGCAATAATCGGAATTACAGATTTTGCACAAAGCGAATTAGGTGACATCGTATTTGTTGATGTTGACACTGTAGATGATGACCTTGCAGCAGGCGATGTATTCGGAAGTGTAGAAGCTGTGAAAACGGTTTCGGATCTTTTCTTGCCAACAGATGGTACAGTTGTCGAGTTCAACGAAAAACTAGAAGATGAACCAGAATTGCTTAATTCTGATCCTTATGGAGAAGGATGGATCATCAAATTACAAATGAAAGAAGGTGCAGACTTATCTTCATTATTAACAGCAGAAGATTATCAAGCAATCATTGGATAA
- a CDS encoding serine hydrolase domain-containing protein, giving the protein MKNTIKLYFGFILLLGLISCTNNNDVENLQTQLDDKIKEVHQELQTKINYDVPSLSVYTISPKGRFFSSVKGKNGDLVTENTNFRFASNTKNFTATAILKMMQDGWLNIDDLITANIPGTNIAYTPNTSDWDFPNKQSITILQLLQHNAGVYDLTNDTSQLSYNVEGEVMAYEEYILNANPNHQFSTSEYINVLTQNNLTYGLPNEHYHYSNTGYSILGEIIRRIYSIKKGTDKTLADYLNDYIIGPNTKIPLQIRFPEIATDQQMPSPYIKGFILEDNKQEITDKKNVSGKIAEGNGIGSMKDLATYIRSLMKAENVLNAQSVELMKNKKGPATTLADNNYALGCFHLENVGYGHNGATEGYLSLMMHDPQTDVTTIVLLPFWDLRNGGQHFKECMLAMNKAGVESKKILGY; this is encoded by the coding sequence ATGAAAAATACAATCAAACTTTATTTCGGATTCATTTTGCTATTAGGACTAATTTCTTGTACTAATAATAATGATGTGGAAAATCTGCAAACGCAGTTGGATGATAAAATTAAAGAAGTGCATCAGGAACTTCAAACCAAAATTAATTATGATGTCCCCTCTTTGAGTGTTTATACCATCTCCCCAAAAGGAAGATTTTTTAGTAGTGTTAAAGGAAAAAATGGGGATTTGGTAACAGAAAATACCAATTTTCGGTTTGCTAGTAATACAAAGAATTTCACGGCCACTGCGATTTTAAAAATGATGCAAGATGGATGGCTGAATATCGATGATCTTATTACCGCTAATATTCCAGGAACCAATATTGCGTACACCCCAAATACGTCTGACTGGGATTTTCCCAACAAACAATCTATTACTATTCTTCAGTTATTACAACATAATGCAGGCGTTTATGATTTAACAAACGATACCAGCCAACTGAGCTACAATGTAGAAGGAGAAGTTATGGCTTATGAAGAATATATATTGAACGCGAATCCCAATCATCAATTTTCCACCTCAGAATATATTAATGTTTTAACACAAAATAATCTTACCTATGGATTACCAAATGAACATTATCATTATTCTAATACAGGTTATTCTATTTTAGGAGAAATCATTCGTAGAATTTATTCCATAAAAAAAGGAACGGACAAAACATTGGCAGATTATCTCAACGACTATATCATCGGACCTAATACAAAAATTCCACTCCAGATTAGATTTCCCGAAATAGCAACAGACCAACAAATGCCAAGTCCTTACATCAAAGGATTTATTTTAGAAGATAACAAGCAAGAGATAACCGACAAAAAAAATGTGTCTGGGAAAATAGCAGAAGGTAATGGCATAGGTAGCATGAAAGATTTGGCGACTTATATCAGAAGTCTTATGAAAGCTGAAAATGTTCTCAATGCACAATCTGTCGAGCTTATGAAGAACAAAAAAGGTCCAGCAACAACTTTGGCGGATAATAATTATGCATTGGGCTGTTTCCATCTGGAAAATGTCGGTTACGGACACAATGGCGCAACCGAAGGTTATCTTTCTCTTATGATGCATGATCCGCAGACCGATGTAACAACAATCGTTTTATTGCCTTTTTGGGATTTAAGAAATGGAGGTCAACATTTTAAAGAATGTATGTTAGCAATGAATAAAGCGGGTGTGGAATCAAAAAAAATACTAGGCTATTAA
- a CDS encoding VanZ family protein has protein sequence MPIYWAFLTYMLLRPGVENKEYPFMFPGIDKVLHLSIFGFLGFCILVAFPNLKKSTYLLIGLAYALITEIFQEIMDYGRSLEILDLFADMLGFSIAILVYNRLSQYFSK, from the coding sequence ATGCCCATCTATTGGGCATTTCTTACGTATATGCTTTTGCGTCCAGGTGTCGAAAACAAAGAATATCCATTCATGTTCCCGGGTATCGACAAAGTCCTCCATCTTAGTATTTTTGGATTTCTTGGATTTTGTATTCTTGTCGCTTTTCCCAATCTTAAAAAATCGACTTATCTATTGATAGGCCTTGCTTATGCTCTGATTACCGAAATTTTTCAAGAGATAATGGATTATGGACGATCGTTAGAGATATTAGACCTATTTGCTGACATGTTAGGTTTTAGTATTGCAATTTTGGTGTATAATCGACTATCTCAATATTTTTCAAAATAA